The Streptomyces sp. NBC_00224 genome has a window encoding:
- a CDS encoding ABC transporter ATP-binding protein, whose translation MTPAGSLLLAKDLRKSYGSTPALDGAEFSIHPGEVVAVMGPSGSGKSTLLHCLAGIVTPDSGTIVYNGRELSAMKDAERSALRRSEFGFVFQFGQLVPELTCTENVALPLRLTGVRRKEAERTALSWMERLEVDDLGNKRPGEVSGGQGQRVAVARSLVTSPRVIFADEPTGALDSLNGERVMQLLTEAARSTNAAVVLVTHEARVAAYSDREIVVRDGKSRDMMLEHSV comes from the coding sequence ATGACGCCCGCCGGCTCCCTGCTCCTCGCCAAGGACCTGCGCAAGTCGTACGGGTCCACGCCCGCCCTCGACGGCGCGGAGTTCTCCATCCACCCCGGCGAGGTCGTCGCCGTCATGGGCCCGTCCGGCTCGGGCAAGTCGACGCTGCTGCACTGCCTGGCCGGGATCGTCACGCCCGACTCGGGGACGATTGTCTACAACGGCCGTGAGCTGTCGGCGATGAAGGACGCGGAGCGCAGCGCGCTGCGCCGCAGCGAGTTCGGCTTCGTCTTCCAGTTCGGCCAGCTCGTCCCCGAGCTGACCTGTACGGAGAACGTGGCCCTGCCGCTGCGGCTGACCGGGGTGCGGCGCAAGGAGGCCGAGCGCACGGCGCTGTCGTGGATGGAGCGCCTGGAGGTCGACGACCTCGGGAACAAGCGGCCCGGCGAGGTCTCCGGCGGCCAGGGCCAGCGCGTCGCCGTGGCCCGCTCGCTGGTCACCTCGCCGCGGGTGATCTTCGCGGACGAGCCGACCGGCGCCCTCGACTCGCTCAACGGCGAGCGCGTGATGCAGCTGCTCACCGAGGCCGCCCGGTCCACCAACGCGGCGGTCGTCCTGGTCACCCACGAGGCCCGGGTCGCCGCCTACTCCGACCGGGAGATCGTCGTACGCGACGGAAAGTCCCGCGACATGATGCTGGAGCACTCCGTATGA
- a CDS encoding transglycosylase domain-containing protein translates to MGRAEERRARQRGARRTTQKKGGRIRRLFTWKKMLGTFFGLVLLTMGGFYIIYLMTPIPEANAQAQLQSNVYKLSNGKIIARTGQLNREVVGLDKIPEKVQLDFVAAENMSFYKDSGVDFKGTARGLLNTLSGKGKQGGSTITQQYVKNFYLSQDQTVTRKLKELVISLKVDQKYDKKEILAGYINTSFYGRNSYGIQAAAQAYYGVDSTKLTTEQGAYLAALLQAPSQYDWAVATETGKKLVTNRWNYVLDNMVKMKELDAAQRAAMKFPVPIEPKPDPGMEGQTGYMVRAAKEELVHNGISEADLAKGGWTITLNIDPKKQQLLEGAVKQELTSKLDKKKKVDQDVQAGAVSVDPKTGSVVALYGGQDYMKHQISNAKTATYQPASTFKPLILAAALNDKAETQDGKEIRANTIYNGDNKRPVKGKGGDSYAPPNEDDQSYGPITVQTAMNKSVNSVFAQMGVDVGLPKLRDTAVALGLNHMKGVGAHPAMTLGSYGASPMEMAGAYATLDNHGKKVTPSIVKSAQHKTAKYNRPDPIGDQVVSREAADAVTSVLTGVVDDGTAKRSVRDASNRDGQVVAGKTGTSDDNKSAWFTGYTPSLVTSVGLWGEAAGPRTVKIDGKETTVGKGSQVSLKDVADIDGRVAGGSIPARIWAAYTFDAVGSSDSEFDLDTDQGAAKQPDETPATTPSNTPSNTPSHTPSHTPSRTPSRTPSHTPSRTPTTGGTNGQPTNGGTTTGQTNGGTTGQPTNGGTTTGQTNGGTTTGTTDGGTTTGTADGGTNQGTIQGGGNTP, encoded by the coding sequence ATGGGCCGAGCGGAAGAGCGGCGGGCCCGGCAGCGCGGTGCGCGCCGGACCACGCAGAAGAAGGGCGGGCGGATACGCAGGCTCTTCACCTGGAAGAAGATGCTCGGCACCTTCTTCGGCCTCGTCCTGCTCACGATGGGCGGCTTCTACATCATCTATCTGATGACGCCGATCCCTGAGGCGAACGCCCAGGCGCAGCTGCAGAGCAACGTCTACAAGCTCTCCAACGGCAAGATCATCGCCCGCACCGGGCAGCTCAACCGTGAGGTCGTCGGGCTCGACAAGATCCCCGAGAAGGTCCAGCTGGACTTCGTCGCCGCCGAGAACATGTCCTTCTACAAGGACTCCGGCGTCGACTTCAAGGGCACCGCCCGAGGCCTGCTGAACACCCTCTCCGGCAAGGGCAAGCAGGGTGGCTCGACCATCACCCAGCAGTACGTCAAGAACTTCTACCTGAGCCAGGACCAGACGGTCACCCGCAAGCTCAAGGAGCTGGTGATCTCCCTCAAGGTCGACCAGAAGTACGACAAGAAGGAGATCCTGGCCGGGTACATCAACACCAGTTTCTACGGCCGCAACTCCTACGGCATCCAGGCCGCGGCGCAGGCGTACTACGGGGTGGACTCCACCAAGCTGACCACCGAGCAGGGCGCCTATCTGGCGGCGCTGCTCCAGGCGCCCAGCCAGTACGACTGGGCGGTGGCCACGGAGACCGGCAAGAAGCTGGTGACCAACCGCTGGAACTACGTCCTCGACAACATGGTCAAGATGAAGGAACTGGACGCGGCCCAGCGGGCGGCGATGAAGTTCCCGGTGCCGATCGAGCCCAAGCCCGACCCCGGCATGGAGGGCCAGACCGGCTACATGGTCCGGGCCGCCAAGGAAGAGCTCGTCCACAACGGCATCAGCGAAGCGGATCTGGCCAAGGGCGGCTGGACCATCACGCTCAACATCGACCCCAAGAAGCAGCAGCTCCTTGAGGGCGCGGTGAAGCAGGAGCTGACCAGCAAGCTGGACAAGAAGAAGAAGGTCGACCAGGACGTCCAGGCCGGCGCCGTCTCGGTGGACCCGAAGACCGGTTCGGTCGTCGCGCTGTACGGCGGCCAGGACTATATGAAGCACCAGATCAGCAACGCGAAGACGGCCACCTACCAGCCCGCCTCGACCTTCAAGCCGCTGATCCTCGCCGCCGCGCTCAACGACAAGGCCGAGACGCAGGACGGCAAGGAGATCCGGGCCAACACGATCTACAACGGCGACAACAAGCGCCCGGTGAAGGGCAAGGGCGGCGACAGCTACGCGCCGCCCAACGAGGACGACCAGAGCTACGGCCCCATCACCGTGCAGACGGCGATGAACAAGTCCGTCAACAGCGTCTTCGCGCAGATGGGCGTGGACGTGGGGCTTCCGAAGCTGCGGGACACAGCCGTCGCGCTCGGCCTCAACCACATGAAGGGCGTCGGCGCCCATCCCGCCATGACCCTGGGCTCGTACGGCGCGAGCCCGATGGAGATGGCCGGCGCGTACGCCACGCTCGACAACCACGGCAAGAAGGTCACGCCGTCCATCGTCAAGTCGGCCCAGCACAAGACGGCCAAGTACAACAGGCCGGACCCGATCGGCGACCAGGTGGTCAGCCGTGAGGCGGCCGACGCCGTCACCTCGGTGCTCACCGGCGTGGTCGACGACGGTACGGCCAAGAGGTCGGTGCGGGACGCGTCCAACCGCGACGGGCAGGTGGTCGCGGGCAAGACCGGTACCTCCGACGACAACAAGTCGGCCTGGTTCACCGGCTACACGCCCTCGCTGGTGACCTCCGTCGGTCTGTGGGGCGAGGCCGCCGGGCCGCGTACGGTGAAGATCGACGGCAAGGAGACCACGGTCGGCAAGGGCAGCCAGGTCTCCCTCAAGGACGTCGCCGACATCGACGGCCGGGTCGCCGGTGGCTCCATTCCGGCGAGGATCTGGGCCGCGTACACCTTCGACGCGGTCGGCAGTAGCGACTCCGAGTTCGACCTGGACACCGACCAGGGCGCGGCCAAGCAGCCGGACGAGACCCCGGCGACCACGCCGTCCAACACCCCGTCCAACACGCCCTCGCACACCCCGTCGCACACCCCGAGCCGGACACCGTCGCGCACGCCGAGCCACACCCCGTCGCGCACGCCGACGACCGGCGGCACCAACGGGCAGCCCACCAACGGCGGCACCACCACCGGTCAGACCAACGGCGGTACCACCGGCCAGCCCACCAACGGCGGCACGACCACCGGTCAGACCAACGGCGGCACCACCACCGGCACGACCGACGGCGGGACGACCACGGGAACGGCCGACGGCGGGACGAACCAGGGCACCATCCAGGGCGGCGGCAACACGCCGTAG
- a CDS encoding PadR family transcriptional regulator, translating into MSIGHTLLGLLESGPRHGYDLKRAFDEKFGHDRPLHYGQVYSTMSRLLKNGLVEVDGVEAGGGPERKRYAITEAGITDVEAWLKQPEKPEPYLQSTLYTKVVLALLTGRSAGDLLDTQRAEHLRLMRILTDRKRRGDLSDQLICDHALFHLEADLRWLELTAARLDQLATEVRA; encoded by the coding sequence ATGTCCATCGGCCACACCCTCCTCGGACTCCTTGAGTCGGGCCCGCGCCATGGGTACGACCTCAAGCGCGCCTTCGACGAGAAGTTCGGGCACGACCGCCCGCTGCACTACGGGCAGGTCTACTCGACCATGTCGCGCCTGCTGAAGAACGGCCTCGTGGAGGTCGACGGCGTGGAGGCCGGCGGCGGCCCCGAGCGCAAGCGGTACGCGATCACCGAGGCCGGCATCACCGATGTCGAGGCCTGGCTCAAGCAGCCGGAGAAGCCCGAGCCGTACCTCCAGTCGACGCTCTACACCAAGGTCGTCCTCGCGCTGCTCACCGGCCGCAGCGCCGGGGACCTGCTCGACACCCAGCGGGCCGAGCACCTGCGGCTGATGCGCATCCTCACCGACCGCAAGCGCCGCGGCGACCTCTCCGACCAACTGATCTGCGACCACGCCCTGTTCCACCTGGAGGCGGACCTGCGCTGGCTGGAACTGACCGCCGCCCGCCTCGACCAGCTCGCCACGGAGGTACGCGCATGA
- a CDS encoding FtsX-like permease family protein, producing MTRRVRELALGAKFAFTGGREGWIRTLLTALGVGLGVALLFAAASIPHVNQASSARGDARVPAASGSKKPFERSDSSVLFDMVGTQYRGESLGGLLLRPEGKHPAVPPGLSALPGPGEMAVSPALRELLDSPKGELLRQRLPYEVTASIGDAGLLDPTELFFYAGSSTLSQAGGALRTDKFGGEVQKLPLNPVLVALTVVACVVLLLPVIIFIATAVRFGGERRDKRLAALRLVGADTGMTRWIAAGEALAGSALGLLLGTVLFLFGRELIGGVRFWSFAAFPADFTPAPALAVLVLLAVPLAAVVVTLFTMRSVAVEPLGVVRAAKPRRRRVWWRLLLPAAGVTVLTVSPKAGVDEGVTDPNLVALGAILTLTGLATLLPWLVEAAVARLRGGPVAWQLAVRRLQLGGGTASRAVAGITVAVAGAISLQMMTTGIHADFVRTTDQDPSRAQIDVTASFPSGERAQRMIHDFRATKGVEAVIGTVETYATRPGHYTGGQIQPTTTLTVGDCATLAELARIPSCRDGDTFVVHPADDKRLSAWVDETARPGEVVNLDTSSDYDSSVKPVLWTLPKSARPVLSRPDPMGENRYGIFATPGAVDVTKLPSAETKAMIKVDRKVPDADEYVRNTAAAIDPAMTVRTIDNVERDKQYASVQSGLRTGAIATMLLIALSLLVSQIEQLRERRRLLSVLVAFGTRRSSLALSVLWQTAVPVVLGVVLAVAGGTALGVALLDMVGKEVTDWWLFLPLAGTGTVAVLVVTLLSLPPLWRLMRPDGLRTE from the coding sequence GTGACCCGCCGCGTCCGCGAGCTGGCGCTCGGCGCCAAGTTCGCCTTCACCGGCGGCCGCGAGGGCTGGATCCGTACGCTGCTGACCGCGCTCGGCGTGGGGCTCGGGGTCGCGCTGCTCTTCGCGGCCGCGTCGATCCCGCATGTCAACCAGGCGAGCAGCGCGCGCGGCGACGCCCGGGTGCCCGCCGCCTCCGGCAGCAAGAAGCCGTTCGAGCGCTCCGACAGCTCGGTGCTCTTCGACATGGTGGGCACCCAGTACCGCGGCGAGTCCCTCGGCGGACTCCTGCTGCGCCCCGAGGGCAAGCACCCCGCCGTGCCGCCCGGTCTGAGCGCCCTGCCCGGCCCGGGTGAGATGGCCGTCTCGCCCGCCCTGCGCGAGCTGCTCGACTCGCCGAAGGGCGAACTGCTGCGCCAACGGCTCCCGTACGAGGTCACCGCGAGCATCGGCGACGCCGGGCTCCTCGACCCCACCGAGCTCTTCTTCTACGCGGGCAGCTCGACCCTCAGCCAGGCGGGCGGCGCCCTTCGCACCGACAAGTTCGGCGGCGAGGTCCAGAAGCTGCCGCTCAACCCGGTCCTGGTGGCGCTCACCGTGGTGGCCTGCGTGGTGCTGCTGCTGCCGGTGATCATCTTCATCGCCACCGCCGTACGGTTCGGCGGCGAGCGCCGCGACAAGCGGCTCGCGGCCCTGCGCCTGGTCGGCGCCGACACCGGGATGACCCGGTGGATCGCGGCCGGGGAGGCGCTCGCGGGCTCGGCGCTCGGTCTGCTGCTCGGAACGGTCCTCTTCCTCTTCGGCCGCGAACTCATCGGCGGCGTCCGCTTCTGGAGCTTCGCCGCCTTCCCCGCCGACTTCACCCCGGCCCCCGCACTCGCCGTGCTCGTACTGCTCGCCGTGCCGCTCGCGGCCGTCGTGGTCACCCTCTTCACGATGCGCTCGGTGGCCGTCGAGCCGCTGGGCGTCGTACGGGCCGCCAAGCCCCGTCGGCGCAGGGTGTGGTGGCGGCTGCTGCTGCCCGCGGCCGGGGTCACCGTCCTCACCGTGTCCCCCAAGGCGGGCGTGGACGAGGGCGTCACCGACCCGAACCTGGTCGCGCTGGGCGCGATCCTCACCCTGACCGGTCTCGCGACGCTGCTGCCGTGGCTGGTGGAGGCGGCGGTCGCCCGGCTGCGCGGCGGCCCGGTCGCCTGGCAGCTGGCCGTACGCAGGCTCCAGCTCGGCGGCGGCACCGCGAGCCGGGCCGTCGCGGGCATCACCGTGGCGGTGGCGGGCGCCATCTCGCTCCAGATGATGACCACCGGCATCCACGCCGACTTCGTCCGCACCACCGACCAGGACCCCAGCCGCGCGCAGATCGACGTCACCGCGAGCTTCCCGAGCGGCGAGCGCGCCCAGCGGATGATCCACGACTTCCGCGCCACCAAGGGCGTCGAGGCGGTGATCGGCACGGTCGAGACCTACGCGACCCGGCCCGGCCACTACACCGGGGGCCAGATCCAGCCCACCACCACCCTGACCGTGGGCGACTGCGCCACCCTCGCGGAGCTCGCCCGCATCCCCTCCTGCCGGGACGGCGACACCTTCGTCGTCCACCCCGCGGACGACAAGCGGCTCAGCGCGTGGGTGGACGAGACCGCGCGGCCCGGCGAGGTGGTCAACCTGGACACCTCCTCCGACTACGACTCCTCGGTGAAGCCGGTCCTGTGGACGCTGCCCAAGTCGGCCCGCCCGGTCCTCTCCCGGCCCGACCCGATGGGCGAGAACCGGTACGGCATCTTCGCCACCCCCGGCGCCGTCGACGTCACCAAGCTCCCGTCGGCCGAGACGAAGGCCATGATCAAGGTCGACCGGAAGGTGCCGGACGCCGACGAGTACGTACGCAACACCGCCGCGGCCATCGACCCGGCCATGACCGTGCGCACCATCGACAACGTCGAGCGCGACAAGCAGTACGCCAGTGTCCAGAGCGGGCTGCGGACCGGGGCGATCGCCACCATGCTGCTGATCGCGCTGAGCCTGCTCGTCTCGCAGATCGAGCAGCTGCGCGAGCGCCGCAGGCTCCTCTCGGTCCTGGTCGCCTTCGGCACCCGGCGCTCCTCGCTCGCCCTGTCCGTGCTGTGGCAGACCGCCGTGCCGGTCGTCCTCGGGGTCGTGCTCGCGGTCGCGGGCGGCACCGCGCTGGGCGTGGCCCTGCTCGACATGGTCGGCAAGGAGGTCACCGACTGGTGGCTTTTCCTGCCGCTCGCGGGCACCGGTACCGTCGCCGTCCTGGTGGTGACGCTGCTCAGCCTGCCCCCGCTGTGGCGCCTGATGCGCCCCGACGGCCTCCGTACCGAGTGA
- a CDS encoding ABC transporter ATP-binding protein: protein MSLGSSSGPSSGPLLSASGLRKAFGSTPALDGADFTLSPGEVVAVMGPSGSGKSTLLHCLAGIVRPDAGTITYDGRDVTAMNDTRRSALRRRDFGFVFQFGQLVPELTCAENVALPLRLDGVRRKDADRAAMHWLERLEVDGVARRRPDQISGGQGQRVAVARALVTAPRVVFADEPTGALDSLSGELVMRLFTEAARDTGAAVVLVTHETRVAAYSDREITVRDGRSRDLTPAPAGAR from the coding sequence ATGTCACTCGGCTCGTCATCCGGCCCGTCGTCCGGCCCCCTGCTCAGCGCGAGCGGGCTGCGCAAGGCCTTCGGCTCCACACCCGCCCTCGACGGCGCGGACTTCACCCTCTCCCCCGGTGAGGTCGTCGCCGTCATGGGGCCCTCGGGGTCCGGGAAGTCCACGCTGCTGCACTGTCTCGCCGGGATCGTCCGGCCCGACGCGGGGACCATCACGTACGACGGGCGCGACGTGACCGCGATGAACGACACCCGGCGCTCGGCCCTGCGCCGCCGCGACTTCGGGTTCGTGTTCCAGTTCGGCCAGCTCGTGCCCGAGCTCACCTGCGCCGAGAACGTGGCGCTGCCGCTGCGGCTCGACGGGGTGCGCCGCAAGGACGCCGACCGCGCGGCGATGCACTGGCTGGAGCGCCTGGAGGTCGACGGAGTCGCCCGGCGGCGGCCCGACCAGATATCCGGCGGCCAGGGCCAGCGCGTCGCCGTCGCCCGCGCCCTGGTCACCGCGCCCCGGGTGGTCTTCGCCGACGAGCCGACCGGCGCCCTGGACTCGCTCAGCGGCGAGCTGGTGATGCGACTGTTCACCGAGGCCGCCCGGGACACCGGCGCGGCCGTGGTCCTGGTCACCCACGAGACCCGGGTCGCCGCCTACTCGGACCGCGAGATCACCGTCCGCGACGGCCGCTCCCGCGATCTCACGCCCGCCCCGGCCGGTGCCCGGTGA
- a CDS encoding ABC transporter permease, which produces MNRLRDLSLGAKFALTGGREGWTRTLMTAIGVGLGVALLLATTALPGALSARDARDNARNDYGAGQETPAAADTMLIARTDTVFDGADIRGRLTQPEGDRAPVPPGLSALPAPGTMVVSPELRDLLESPGGKLLRERVPYKITGTIGHAGLLGPHELAYYAGSDALKGRKALNSDRIDIERIKTFPDKKAGEPIDPILALLIVIIFVVLLLPVAVFIAAAVRFGGDRRDKRLAALRLVGADSRMTRWIAAGEALAGSLLGLALGTVFFLIARQYVGEVTIARLNVFPSDLNPSAALALLVGAAVPAAAVGVTLFALRGVVIEPLGVVRTSVPRPRRLWWRLLLPVVGLGLLVPMFDKGRDTGFYNQTQVIGGTVLLLIGVSALLPWLIETVVRRLGGGGVGWQLAVRRLQLNSGAAARLVNGIAVAVAGAIALQMLFSGIEGDYVTSSGEDTARAQMVVPVSSDLSKAEQARREENLRAVPGVTGTTTLGNVGLHTQARNPEDQKYVEMAVGDCRALREVGELTSCKDGDVFVASGGEFGGEGAAAGAKLYFSPTDGGNRKETEIAYTVPRDARTVPARTDPVGIKRGGLLVTPGAMRNLAKARVYYTTYVTTRPGDALVADRVLNAAWAADPFTRARQLNDEKTAVKFAGVRRGLYIGAAAVLLLIGTSLLVSMLEQLRERKRLLSSLVAFGTRRTTLSWSVLWQTAVPVALGLTLAAGVGLGLGAVLLRMVGHPIHVDWPSVAGMVGIGGAVVLLVTALSLPPLWRLMRPDGLRTE; this is translated from the coding sequence ATGAACAGGCTCCGCGACCTCTCCCTGGGGGCCAAGTTCGCGCTCACCGGCGGCCGCGAGGGGTGGACGCGCACGCTGATGACGGCGATCGGCGTCGGGCTCGGCGTGGCGCTCCTGCTCGCCACCACCGCCCTGCCGGGCGCGCTCTCGGCGCGGGACGCGCGCGACAACGCGCGCAACGACTACGGCGCCGGGCAGGAGACGCCCGCGGCCGCCGACACCATGCTGATCGCCCGTACCGACACGGTCTTCGACGGTGCGGACATCCGCGGCCGGCTGACACAGCCCGAGGGCGACCGGGCGCCGGTGCCGCCGGGTCTGTCCGCGCTGCCCGCGCCCGGCACGATGGTGGTCTCGCCCGAGCTGCGCGACCTGCTGGAGTCGCCCGGCGGCAAACTGCTGCGCGAGCGCGTCCCGTACAAGATCACCGGCACGATCGGGCACGCGGGCCTGCTGGGCCCGCACGAACTCGCCTACTACGCGGGCAGCGACGCCCTCAAGGGCCGCAAGGCGCTGAACTCGGACCGGATCGACATCGAGCGCATCAAGACCTTCCCCGACAAGAAGGCGGGCGAGCCGATCGACCCGATCCTGGCGCTGCTCATCGTGATCATCTTCGTGGTGCTGCTGCTGCCGGTCGCGGTCTTCATCGCGGCAGCCGTCCGCTTCGGCGGCGACCGGCGCGACAAGCGCCTCGCGGCGCTGCGGCTGGTGGGCGCGGACAGCCGGATGACCCGGTGGATCGCGGCGGGCGAGGCGCTGGCGGGCTCGCTCCTGGGGCTCGCCCTCGGCACGGTGTTCTTCCTGATCGCCCGCCAGTACGTGGGTGAGGTCACGATCGCCCGGCTCAACGTCTTCCCCTCCGACCTGAACCCCAGCGCGGCGCTGGCGCTCCTGGTGGGAGCGGCGGTGCCGGCGGCGGCGGTCGGGGTGACGCTGTTCGCGCTGCGCGGAGTGGTGATCGAACCGCTCGGTGTCGTACGGACGTCGGTGCCGCGCCCGCGGCGCCTGTGGTGGCGTCTGCTGCTGCCGGTGGTCGGACTCGGCCTCCTCGTGCCGATGTTCGACAAGGGCCGTGACACCGGCTTCTACAACCAGACCCAGGTGATCGGCGGTACGGTCCTGCTGCTCATCGGCGTGTCGGCGCTGCTGCCGTGGCTGATCGAGACGGTGGTGCGGCGGCTCGGCGGCGGCGGGGTCGGCTGGCAACTGGCCGTCCGCCGCCTCCAGTTGAACTCGGGCGCCGCGGCCCGCCTGGTGAACGGCATCGCGGTGGCGGTGGCCGGGGCGATCGCGCTGCAGATGCTCTTCAGCGGCATCGAGGGCGACTACGTGACGTCCAGCGGCGAGGACACGGCCCGCGCCCAGATGGTCGTCCCGGTGTCCTCGGACCTGTCCAAGGCCGAACAGGCGCGCCGCGAGGAGAACCTGAGGGCGGTGCCGGGCGTGACGGGCACGACGACGCTGGGGAACGTCGGCCTGCACACCCAGGCGCGGAACCCGGAGGACCAGAAGTACGTCGAGATGGCGGTGGGCGACTGCCGGGCCTTGCGCGAGGTGGGCGAGCTGACCTCGTGCAAGGACGGCGACGTGTTCGTGGCGAGCGGCGGCGAGTTCGGCGGGGAGGGCGCGGCGGCGGGCGCGAAGCTGTACTTCTCCCCGACGGACGGCGGGAACCGCAAGGAGACGGAGATCGCCTACACGGTGCCGCGCGACGCGCGGACGGTCCCGGCCCGGACGGACCCGGTGGGCATCAAGCGCGGCGGCCTGCTGGTCACGCCGGGAGCGATGCGCAACCTCGCGAAGGCGCGGGTGTACTACACGACGTACGTGACGACGCGGCCGGGCGACGCGCTGGTGGCCGACCGGGTCCTGAACGCGGCGTGGGCGGCGGACCCGTTCACGCGGGCGCGGCAGCTCAACGACGAGAAGACCGCGGTCAAGTTCGCCGGTGTCCGACGGGGCCTGTACATCGGCGCCGCCGCGGTCCTGCTGCTGATCGGCACGAGCCTGCTGGTCTCCATGCTGGAGCAACTGCGCGAACGCAAGCGCCTGCTCTCGTCCCTGGTCGCCTTCGGCACCCGCCGCACGACCCTGAGCTGGTCGGTCCTGTGGCAGACAGCGGTCCCGGTGGCCCTGGGCCTCACCCTGGCGGCGGGCGTGGGCCTCGGCCTGGGCGCGGTCCTGCTCCGCATGGTCGGCCACCCGATCCACGTCGACTGGCCGTCGGTGGCGGGGATGGTGGGGATCGGCGGGGCGGTGGTGTTGCTGGTGACGGCTTTGTCCCTGCCACCGCTGTGGAGGCTGATGCGACCGGACGGGTTGCGAACGGAGTGA
- a CDS encoding LysR substrate-binding domain-containing protein yields the protein MSNGAGGAGAARVRTAVKPVKQPSLAQLRAFAAVAEHLHFRDAAAAIGMSQPALSGAVSALEEALGVQLLERTTRRVLLSPAGERLALRAKAVLDAVGSLLEEAEAVRAPFTGVLRLGVIPTVAPYLLPTVLRLVHDRYPELDLQVHEEQTSSLLDGLAAGRLDVLLLAVPLGVPGVTELPLFDEDFVLVMPQEHWLGGRTDVPREALRELDLLLLDEGHCLRDQALDICREAGREEGAAVTTTAAGLSTLVQLVAGGLGVTLLPRTALRVETSRNDRLVTGYFADPAPSRRVALAIRSGAARQGEFEEFAGALRGALGVLPVRLCPSPPLP from the coding sequence ATAAGTAATGGTGCGGGCGGCGCGGGCGCGGCGCGGGTCCGGACGGCTGTGAAGCCCGTCAAACAGCCGAGCCTGGCGCAGCTGCGGGCGTTCGCGGCGGTGGCCGAGCATCTGCACTTCCGGGACGCGGCGGCGGCGATCGGAATGAGCCAGCCCGCGCTGTCCGGGGCGGTCTCCGCGCTGGAGGAGGCGCTGGGGGTGCAGCTCCTGGAGCGCACCACGCGCCGGGTGCTCCTGTCGCCCGCCGGGGAACGCCTCGCGTTGCGGGCGAAGGCGGTCCTGGACGCGGTGGGGTCGCTCCTGGAGGAGGCCGAGGCGGTACGGGCCCCGTTCACCGGGGTGCTGCGGCTCGGGGTGATCCCGACGGTGGCGCCGTATCTGCTGCCGACGGTGCTGCGGCTGGTCCACGACCGGTACCCGGAGCTGGACCTCCAGGTCCACGAGGAGCAGACGTCGTCGCTGCTCGACGGGCTGGCGGCGGGACGTCTGGACGTCCTGCTCCTGGCGGTCCCGCTGGGCGTTCCCGGCGTAACCGAACTCCCCCTCTTCGACGAGGACTTCGTGCTGGTCATGCCGCAGGAGCACTGGCTGGGCGGGCGTACGGACGTGCCGCGCGAGGCGCTGCGCGAGCTGGACCTCCTGCTGCTCGACGAGGGCCACTGCCTGCGCGACCAGGCGCTCGACATCTGCCGGGAGGCGGGGCGGGAGGAAGGGGCGGCCGTGACGACGACCGCGGCGGGGCTGTCCACGCTGGTGCAGTTGGTGGCGGGTGGGCTGGGGGTGACGTTGCTGCCGCGTACGGCTCTGCGGGTGGAGACGTCCCGCAACGACCGCCTGGTCACCGGGTACTTCGCGGATCCGGCTCCGTCGCGGCGGGTGGCTCTGGCGATTCGCTCGGGTGCGGCGCGGCAGGGGGAGTTCGAGGAGTTCGCGGGGGCGTTGCGGGGAGCGCTGGGGGTGTTGCCTGTGCGGTTGTGCCCCTCCCCGCCCCTTCCCTAA